One Agrococcus jenensis genomic region harbors:
- the guaB gene encoding IMP dehydrogenase, whose translation MEMRNPFGPIGLTYDDVMLLPGRTDVIPSEADTGTRLSRNIRLAIPLVSSAMDTVTEDRMAIAMARQGGIGIVHRNLSIADQAGMVDRVKRSESGMITDPVTTHADATIEEVDRICGEFKVSGLPVVDPDGVLVGIVTNRDMRFVPREEFATTLVRDVMTAAPLKTAKVGISREDAFAIFHETKLEKLPLIDEQGRLGGLITVKDFDKVEQYPNATKDAHGRLRVGAAIGFFGDAFDRAVALAEAGVDVIVVDTANGESQGVLDMVAKLKGDERFSGIDIIGGNVATYEGAAALIEAGVDAVKVGVGPGSICTTRVVSGVGVPQVSAIYDAARAAHDAGTDIPIIADGGLQYSGDIAKALVAGGSSVMLGSLLAGTNESPGDLVLVNGKQFKTYRGMGSLGAMQTRGKKTSYSRDRYFQADVPSDEQLIAEGIEGQVPYRGPLGSVAYQLVGGLRQSMFYTGARTIEELQQKGRFVQITAAGLKESHPHDIQMVVEAPNYRR comes from the coding sequence ATGGAGATGCGCAATCCGTTCGGCCCGATCGGCCTGACCTACGACGACGTCATGCTGCTCCCGGGCCGCACCGATGTGATTCCCAGCGAGGCCGACACCGGCACGAGGCTCTCGCGCAACATCCGGCTCGCGATCCCGCTCGTCTCGAGCGCGATGGACACCGTGACCGAGGACCGGATGGCGATCGCGATGGCCCGCCAGGGCGGCATCGGCATCGTGCACCGCAACCTCTCCATCGCGGACCAGGCCGGGATGGTCGACCGCGTCAAGCGCTCCGAGTCGGGGATGATCACCGACCCGGTCACGACGCACGCGGACGCGACGATCGAGGAGGTCGACCGCATCTGCGGCGAGTTCAAGGTCTCCGGCCTGCCGGTCGTCGACCCCGACGGGGTGCTCGTCGGCATCGTCACGAACCGCGACATGCGCTTCGTGCCGCGCGAGGAGTTCGCCACCACGCTCGTGCGCGACGTCATGACGGCGGCGCCGCTCAAGACGGCGAAGGTGGGCATCTCCCGCGAGGACGCGTTCGCGATCTTCCACGAGACGAAGCTCGAGAAGCTGCCGCTGATCGACGAGCAGGGCCGCCTCGGCGGCCTCATCACCGTCAAGGACTTCGACAAGGTCGAGCAGTACCCGAACGCGACGAAGGACGCGCACGGCCGCCTCCGCGTGGGCGCCGCGATCGGCTTCTTCGGCGACGCCTTCGACCGGGCCGTGGCGCTCGCGGAGGCCGGCGTCGACGTGATCGTCGTCGACACCGCCAACGGCGAGAGCCAGGGCGTGCTCGACATGGTCGCGAAGCTCAAGGGCGACGAGCGCTTCAGCGGCATCGACATCATCGGCGGCAACGTCGCGACCTACGAGGGCGCCGCGGCGCTCATCGAGGCGGGCGTCGACGCCGTGAAGGTCGGCGTCGGACCGGGCTCGATCTGCACCACCCGCGTCGTGTCGGGCGTCGGGGTGCCGCAGGTCTCGGCGATCTACGACGCCGCGCGCGCCGCGCACGACGCGGGCACCGACATCCCGATCATCGCCGACGGCGGCCTGCAGTACTCCGGCGACATCGCGAAGGCGCTCGTCGCCGGCGGCTCGTCGGTCATGCTCGGCTCGCTGCTCGCGGGCACGAACGAGAGCCCGGGCGACCTGGTGCTCGTGAACGGCAAGCAGTTCAAGACGTACCGCGGCATGGGCTCGCTCGGTGCGATGCAGACGCGCGGCAAGAAGACCTCGTACTCGCGCGACCGCTACTTCCAGGCCGACGTGCCGAGCGACGAGCAGCTCATCGCCGAGGGCATCGAGGGCCAGGTGCCGTACCGCGGCCCGCTCGGCTCGGTCGCGTACCAGCTCGTCGGCGGCCTGCGGCAGTCGATGTTCTACACCGGCGCGCGCACGATCGAGGAGCTGCAGCAGAAGGGCCGCTTCGTGCAGATCACCGCCGCCGGCCTCAAGGAGTCGCACCCGCACGACATCCAGATGGTCGTCGAGGCGCCGAACTACCGCCGCTGA